From the Excalfactoria chinensis isolate bCotChi1 chromosome 1, bCotChi1.hap2, whole genome shotgun sequence genome, one window contains:
- the LOC140247459 gene encoding prolyl 3-hydroxylase 3-like — protein sequence MDTVTVTANVHPKCGRLVAFSSGKENPHGVRAVSQGRRCAIALWYTHSAEHAEQERVKAEELMEQRDTEEKQPNGEEYQEDDHSSRSSPELLVPSGGARPMSQRHKSVSERIQHPKELRARDEF from the exons atggACACTGTGACTGTCACG GCTAATGTGCATCCTAAATGTGGGAGACTAGTAGCCTTCAGTTCTGGCAAGGAGAATCCCCACGGTGTGCGGGCAGTGAGCCAAGGCAGGCGCTGTGCCATTGCTCTCTGGTACACGCACTCTGCAGAGCATGCTGAACAG GAGCGGGTGAAGGCAGAAGAGCTGATGGAGCAGAGagacacagaagagaaacagccCAATGGAGAAGAATATCAGGAGGATGACCACAGCAGCAGATCTTCCCCAGAGCTTCTTGTTCCCAGTGGTGGAGCCAGGCCTATGAGTCAAAGGCACAAGTCTGTCTCAGAAAGGATACAGCACCCCAAGGAGCTGCGGGCCAGAGATGAGTTCTAA